From Paenibacillus polymyxa, the proteins below share one genomic window:
- a CDS encoding ABC transporter ATP-binding protein, whose product MDKNEHTVGSKHIEMKQRGPIGRGPTEGMGTGKKANDFKKNIRQLLSYIKAYMPMIILSMVLALAGSVFNVIGPDKLSDIANLIQEGIVTGIDVNAVQKIVLVLVVLYGLGLIFNYFQGFITVTVSQRLTKKMRTELSRKINHMPLKYFDATSYGNVLSRVTNDVDTIGQTLNNSLGTLVSALATFVGALIMMLYTNWIMTITGIVATLIGFSLMTVIMKHSQKYFVAQQAELGQINGHIEETYAGHNVVKVYNGEKAAKEVFHGINGRLYTNAWKSQFMSGLMMPVMMFIGNFGYVAVCIVGALLVNQHVITIGTIVAFMVYIRLFTQPLSQLAQAATNLQSAAAASERVFEFLGEEELVDESDKTMKLDNAKGDVEFKHVRFGYNEDHMIIKDFSMKAEAGQKIAIVGPTGAGKTTLVNLLMRFYELNGGEIYIDGTPISQLTRENVHKLFCMVLQDTWLFEGTIRENIVFSKEHVTDEQVEAACRAVGLHSFLKTLPQGYDTVLDDKANLSAGQKQLITIARAMIEDAPMLILDEATSSVDTRTELLIQQAMDRLTVGKTSFVIAHRLSTIKNADLILVMKDGNIIETGNHEELLGKNGFYADLYNSQFEHVS is encoded by the coding sequence ATGGACAAGAATGAACACACCGTCGGCAGTAAGCACATCGAAATGAAACAGCGAGGTCCCATAGGTAGAGGTCCTACGGAAGGGATGGGAACTGGTAAAAAAGCGAATGATTTTAAAAAGAACATTCGCCAGCTCTTATCCTACATCAAGGCCTATATGCCTATGATCATACTCTCAATGGTGCTGGCGCTGGCCGGTTCCGTCTTCAACGTGATTGGTCCAGATAAGCTCAGCGATATTGCCAACCTGATCCAGGAAGGAATCGTAACAGGGATTGATGTGAATGCTGTTCAGAAGATTGTTCTTGTATTGGTAGTTTTGTATGGTCTCGGCCTTATCTTTAATTATTTCCAAGGATTCATTACGGTAACCGTGTCACAGCGTCTTACAAAGAAGATGCGGACAGAGCTGTCCCGAAAAATCAATCATATGCCTTTGAAGTATTTTGATGCTACGAGCTATGGTAATGTGCTTAGCCGTGTGACCAATGATGTCGATACGATTGGACAAACGTTAAACAACAGTCTCGGCACGCTTGTCAGCGCACTGGCAACCTTTGTGGGTGCATTGATTATGATGCTATATACGAACTGGATCATGACCATTACTGGGATTGTAGCTACGCTGATCGGTTTTTCACTGATGACCGTAATTATGAAGCATTCACAGAAATATTTTGTAGCACAGCAAGCAGAGCTTGGCCAGATCAACGGTCATATCGAAGAAACCTATGCTGGGCATAACGTAGTCAAGGTATATAACGGAGAAAAAGCAGCCAAAGAAGTGTTTCATGGCATTAATGGCCGCTTGTATACAAATGCATGGAAATCCCAGTTCATGTCTGGCCTGATGATGCCGGTTATGATGTTCATCGGGAATTTCGGTTATGTTGCGGTCTGTATCGTGGGCGCTTTGCTGGTGAACCAACATGTTATAACGATCGGAACTATCGTGGCCTTTATGGTGTATATTCGTCTGTTTACACAGCCTTTGTCACAGTTGGCGCAGGCTGCAACCAATTTGCAATCGGCGGCAGCTGCTAGTGAACGTGTATTCGAATTTCTGGGTGAAGAAGAATTGGTGGATGAGAGCGACAAGACCATGAAGCTGGATAACGCCAAAGGGGATGTCGAATTTAAGCATGTCCGTTTCGGTTATAATGAAGACCATATGATTATCAAAGATTTCTCTATGAAAGCTGAAGCTGGTCAGAAAATTGCCATTGTTGGCCCTACAGGTGCCGGTAAGACGACGCTCGTGAATTTGCTCATGCGGTTCTATGAGCTGAACGGAGGGGAAATTTATATTGATGGAACTCCGATCAGCCAATTAACACGTGAGAATGTTCATAAATTATTCTGCATGGTACTGCAGGATACATGGCTGTTTGAAGGAACGATTCGTGAGAATATCGTCTTTTCCAAAGAGCATGTTACCGATGAACAGGTAGAAGCCGCATGTAGAGCAGTGGGTCTGCATAGCTTCCTTAAAACTTTACCGCAGGGTTATGATACAGTGCTAGACGACAAAGCTAATCTCTCTGCCGGTCAAAAGCAATTGATTACCATTGCAAGAGCCATGATTGAAGATGCGCCCATGCTCATTCTGGACGAGGCCACAAGTTCGGTCGATACGCGTACGGAGTTACTGATTCAACAAGCGATGGACCGACTTACTGTTGGGAAAACCTCCTTTGTGATTGCCCACCGTCTCTCAACGATTAAGAACGCCGATCTGATTCTGGTTATGAAGGACGGTAACATTATTGAAACGGGTAATCATGAGGAATTGCTAGGTAAAAACGGATTCTATGCCGATTTATACAACAGCCAGTTTGAACATGTATCCTGA
- a CDS encoding ABC transporter ATP-binding protein, whose product MLKIFKYLKKNEWMFVLCSLAFIVVQVWLDLKLPDYMAEITTKLQTAGTPMSDLLIPGIYMLLCAVGSMIASIIVGFFAAKVAAGLAMRLRAMVFDKALSFSMEEMNSFSTASLITRSTNDVTQIQTVVALGLQVIIKAPILAVWAIAKIADKNWQWTASTGVAVAVLILMLSVIVIFALPSFQKIQRLTDNLNRVTREHLTGLRVVRAYNADQYQEEKFGQANTELMNTNLFANRLMTMVGPGMTFIMSGLSVSIYWIGAYLINGTAVPDRISLFSNMVVFSSYAVQVVMAFMMVSMIFFLMPRASISAKRIMEVLNTESRIIDGHETAGEEGVMGQVEFRNVSFKYPDAEEPVLRNISFTAKQGETVAFIGATGSGKTSVINMISRFYDVTEGEVLVDGVNVRNYKQQTLHNKIGYLPQRAVLFSGTVASNVSYGDNGRAEASEKLVKTAVEIAQGTEFVEKMDGQYQGRISQGGANVSGGQKQRLSIARAIYRQPEIYIFDDSFSALDYRTDRILRSALKQETGHATTLIVAQRIGTIKDADRIIVLDQGEIVGNGTHKELMANCSTYQEIAYSQLSKEELVHGQE is encoded by the coding sequence ATGCTGAAGATATTCAAATATCTCAAGAAAAATGAATGGATGTTCGTGCTTTGCAGCTTGGCCTTCATCGTTGTGCAGGTGTGGCTGGATTTGAAGCTGCCTGATTATATGGCCGAAATTACAACCAAGCTGCAAACTGCAGGAACGCCGATGTCGGACCTGCTGATTCCCGGTATTTATATGCTGTTATGTGCTGTCGGCAGTATGATTGCATCTATTATTGTCGGCTTTTTTGCGGCAAAGGTCGCGGCAGGACTGGCCATGCGCCTGCGTGCGATGGTCTTTGACAAGGCCTTATCTTTTTCGATGGAAGAGATGAACAGCTTTTCAACAGCCAGCCTTATTACCCGCTCCACGAACGATGTTACCCAAATTCAAACGGTGGTTGCGCTGGGGTTGCAGGTGATCATCAAGGCGCCGATTCTGGCCGTGTGGGCCATTGCAAAGATCGCAGATAAAAACTGGCAGTGGACTGCCTCTACAGGAGTGGCTGTGGCTGTCCTGATCCTGATGCTGAGTGTCATTGTTATTTTTGCTCTCCCCAGTTTCCAAAAAATCCAACGTCTCACTGATAATCTGAACAGGGTAACACGTGAGCATCTGACGGGGCTTCGCGTAGTGCGCGCTTATAATGCAGATCAGTATCAGGAGGAGAAGTTTGGGCAGGCCAATACCGAATTGATGAATACAAACCTGTTTGCGAACCGGTTAATGACAATGGTTGGTCCGGGCATGACCTTTATTATGTCGGGTCTGAGTGTCTCGATTTATTGGATTGGCGCTTACCTGATTAACGGAACGGCCGTGCCGGACCGCATTTCGCTATTCTCTAATATGGTCGTATTCTCATCTTATGCGGTGCAGGTGGTCATGGCCTTTATGATGGTAAGTATGATATTCTTCCTGATGCCTCGAGCTTCGATTTCTGCCAAACGGATTATGGAGGTATTGAATACCGAATCCCGCATCATTGACGGGCATGAGACAGCTGGAGAAGAGGGCGTTATGGGTCAGGTGGAATTCCGTAATGTCAGCTTTAAATATCCGGATGCGGAGGAGCCTGTGCTTCGCAACATTAGCTTTACGGCAAAACAAGGCGAGACGGTTGCCTTTATTGGCGCAACAGGCAGCGGTAAAACCAGCGTAATCAATATGATTTCTCGTTTCTACGATGTGACTGAGGGAGAGGTGCTCGTGGATGGCGTGAATGTCAGAAACTATAAGCAGCAGACACTCCATAACAAAATCGGGTATCTCCCACAGAGAGCCGTACTTTTCAGCGGTACAGTGGCATCCAATGTTTCGTATGGCGATAACGGAAGAGCAGAAGCTTCGGAGAAACTCGTCAAAACAGCCGTGGAGATTGCCCAAGGCACGGAGTTTGTCGAAAAAATGGACGGTCAGTATCAAGGACGGATTTCACAAGGTGGAGCGAACGTGTCCGGTGGTCAAAAGCAGCGTCTGTCCATTGCGCGTGCCATCTACCGTCAGCCGGAGATTTATATCTTCGATGATTCCTTCTCGGCATTGGACTACAGAACAGACCGGATTCTGCGCTCGGCGCTTAAACAAGAAACCGGCCATGCTACGACACTCATTGTTGCTCAGCGCATAGGCACCATTAAGGACGCTGACCGGATTATCGTTCTGGACCAGGGCGAGATTGTAGGGAACGGCACACACAAAGAGCTGATGGCGAATTGCAGCACCTATCAGGAGATCGCTTATTCGCAGCTTTCGAAGGAGGAACTCGTACATGGACAAGAATGA
- a CDS encoding IclR family transcriptional regulator codes for MDLLLPQGTEKDMSVTEISKALNMPVQSVHRLLTSLAEHGFVAQNTKTKRYKLGLSIMKYGFLMWDSLMLRTIARPFMEEISKQTKETVYLSVRENAEGIYIDSVDSPQVLKISEPIGLRLPLFIGASNRVILAFLNPMLQKTIMDSFEWSEATSLKAFLRKDVEQELLTIKQNGYAISISEATEGTTGIGAPIFSYENTVIGSLNVAGPSIRFGEVNIEKYSNMVKKYANLISNELGYRGRVR; via the coding sequence TTGGATTTGCTGCTTCCGCAAGGCACTGAGAAAGATATGAGTGTGACGGAAATAAGCAAAGCGTTAAATATGCCGGTGCAGAGCGTGCATCGCTTGCTTACCTCATTAGCGGAACATGGCTTTGTGGCCCAAAATACAAAGACGAAACGTTACAAGCTTGGTCTGTCCATTATGAAGTACGGTTTTTTAATGTGGGACAGTTTAATGTTGCGTACCATCGCAAGACCTTTTATGGAGGAGATATCGAAACAAACAAAGGAGACTGTATATTTATCGGTTCGAGAAAATGCAGAAGGAATTTACATTGATTCTGTCGACTCACCACAAGTCTTGAAAATATCAGAACCCATTGGGCTGCGTTTGCCATTGTTTATAGGAGCCTCTAATCGAGTTATTCTGGCTTTCCTGAACCCAATGCTGCAAAAAACAATCATGGATTCCTTCGAATGGAGTGAGGCTACTTCTTTAAAAGCATTTTTACGAAAAGATGTCGAACAAGAACTTTTGACGATTAAACAGAATGGATATGCTATTTCAATAAGCGAGGCAACGGAGGGAACCACAGGAATCGGCGCTCCTATCTTCTCATACGAGAACACCGTAATCGGTTCCTTGAATGTTGCTGGACCTTCGATAAGATTTGGGGAAGTTAACATCGAAAAGTATTCAAACATGGTGAAAAAGTATGCTAACCTCATATCCAACGAGCTTGGCTATCGAGGACGTGTTAGGTAG
- a CDS encoding type 1 glutamine amidotransferase produces the protein MKIVVFRHFSFDDPSVIASWSKHAGHELIVQDPAQGIDKKWLKTLDLLVILGGPMSVYQEKEHPWLIEEKAFVKIAIEMKKKVLGICLGAQMISEVLGGSVFPNREKEIGWHGFHRTQEYHAWLAKIPEKFTSFAWHGDTFTLPDGAQHLIYSEACENQAFAYGEHVLGLQFHLESTTDCIQQMLANWSHELWDAPFIQTTSLIREGIDHCEQSKMLLWGILDQIALAA, from the coding sequence ATGAAGATTGTTGTATTTCGTCACTTTTCATTTGACGATCCATCCGTAATCGCTTCGTGGTCCAAACATGCAGGTCACGAACTAATCGTGCAGGATCCTGCCCAAGGTATTGATAAGAAGTGGCTTAAAACATTAGATCTCCTTGTGATTTTGGGCGGACCCATGAGTGTTTACCAAGAAAAAGAACATCCATGGCTTATTGAGGAGAAGGCGTTTGTAAAAATTGCAATCGAAATGAAGAAAAAAGTACTAGGAATTTGTTTAGGGGCTCAGATGATATCGGAGGTTTTAGGAGGATCCGTATTTCCAAACCGCGAAAAGGAAATTGGCTGGCATGGCTTCCATAGGACGCAAGAATACCATGCATGGTTAGCTAAAATTCCCGAAAAATTCACTTCATTCGCTTGGCATGGAGATACGTTCACGTTGCCTGATGGGGCCCAGCATCTCATTTACTCCGAAGCTTGTGAGAATCAAGCCTTTGCGTATGGAGAACATGTTCTAGGTTTGCAGTTTCATTTGGAATCTACCACTGATTGTATCCAGCAAATGCTTGCAAATTGGTCGCATGAGCTTTGGGATGCACCGTTTATTCAAACCACTTCCTTGATCAGAGAAGGTATAGATCATTGTGAGCAATCAAAAATGTTATTGTGGGGAATTCTGGACCAAATTGCGTTAGCCGCTTAG